In a single window of the Pseudodesulfovibrio profundus genome:
- a CDS encoding efflux RND transporter periplasmic adaptor subunit, producing MLLFLGCSSETTAPSRSGNQYNPEQTVQAERTMIARFHEAVGTVQARTDTRVEAQVTGRVSKVLVRPGDKVSPGDELIVLDSRASQTRLERARQAQQTATSMQAQARDFLDAAKAEFDKSKSTYRRMSQLHEQKVVTAEEVEKAESAYLQAKARLSQAQEGVAAAKARVGEAEKVVQEAEIGLGYTTIIAQESGEVARRMVEPGDLAFPGKELLTLQTGASLRLEAMVRESLIGKVRHGDTFDVIIAALGESPSIQAVVDEIEPLADPVTRSFLVKARLPEIPGLYPGMFGRLRIPLGEHETVLVPTEAIRRVGQLDTVMVKSHRGWHSTYVRAGDIYGEKTEILAGLEGDETIGIGHSEEAAQ from the coding sequence ATGCTTCTTTTTCTTGGCTGCAGTTCGGAAACGACTGCGCCGAGTCGAAGCGGCAATCAATACAATCCCGAACAGACCGTACAGGCCGAACGTACCATGATCGCCCGCTTTCACGAGGCGGTAGGGACGGTGCAGGCCCGCACCGACACCCGTGTCGAGGCACAGGTCACGGGGCGCGTATCCAAGGTACTGGTTCGACCGGGCGACAAGGTCAGCCCCGGCGACGAACTGATCGTTCTGGACAGCCGTGCCTCCCAGACCCGTCTGGAGCGAGCGCGTCAGGCACAACAAACCGCCACCAGCATGCAGGCGCAGGCCCGGGACTTCCTCGACGCTGCCAAGGCGGAATTCGACAAATCGAAATCAACCTACCGTCGCATGAGCCAACTGCACGAGCAGAAGGTCGTCACTGCCGAAGAAGTGGAAAAGGCCGAATCCGCCTACCTGCAAGCCAAGGCCCGACTGAGTCAGGCACAGGAAGGAGTGGCCGCAGCCAAAGCACGGGTGGGCGAAGCGGAAAAGGTCGTGCAGGAAGCAGAAATCGGCCTGGGGTATACAACCATCATCGCACAGGAGAGTGGCGAAGTGGCCCGACGCATGGTCGAACCCGGCGATCTCGCTTTTCCCGGCAAGGAGTTGCTCACCCTGCAAACGGGCGCCAGTCTTCGTCTGGAAGCCATGGTCCGCGAATCGCTGATCGGCAAAGTCCGACACGGCGATACGTTCGACGTCATCATAGCCGCACTGGGCGAATCACCCTCCATTCAGGCCGTGGTTGACGAGATCGAACCGCTGGCCGATCCGGTGACTCGCTCATTTCTGGTCAAGGCCCGACTGCCCGAGATTCCGGGCCTATATCCCGGCATGTTCGGTCGACTCCGCATTCCCCTTGGCGAGCACGAAACCGTTCTGGTTCCCACCGAAGCCATCCGGCGGGTGGGCCAACTGGATACCGTCATGGTTAAATCCCACAGAGGATGGCATTCAACCTATGTTCGCGCCGGGGATATCTACGGGGAGAAAACCGAAATTCTGGCCGGTCTCGAAGGGGACGAGACCATCGGCATCGGGCATTCGGAGGAGGCCGCGCAATGA
- a CDS encoding DUF2784 domain-containing protein, translating to MDGWQLLLADAILLLHFAIALFLTLGLPAVWLGHFLRWRLIHSRLFRYTHAGIMLFVLVEALLGKLCPLTVWESQLRLNSDDATSGYDQGFIFHWVDRLLFPDIPAWIFPVLYAAYFAAVMATFVLIPVQPNAQTGKK from the coding sequence ATGGACGGATGGCAGTTGCTGTTGGCCGATGCCATCCTGCTGCTGCATTTTGCCATCGCCCTGTTTCTCACGCTGGGACTTCCTGCGGTCTGGCTAGGGCATTTTTTGCGATGGCGTCTGATCCACTCAAGGCTTTTCAGATACACGCACGCCGGAATCATGCTTTTCGTTCTTGTGGAGGCGCTGCTCGGCAAACTGTGCCCGCTGACTGTCTGGGAGTCACAACTGCGCCTCAATAGTGATGACGCGACATCAGGATACGATCAAGGGTTCATTTTCCACTGGGTGGACAGACTGCTCTTCCCCGACATTCCTGCATGGATTTTCCCTGTGCTTTATGCTGCCTACTTTGCCGCAGTCATGGCAACTTTTGTTTTGATTCCGGTACAACCAAACGCTCAAACCGGAAAAAAATGA
- a CDS encoding alpha/beta hydrolase, with product MGTALKLIGAAVICYGAVVVWMYLSQRKMLYYPRTEHVASPELIGLPYEDVTILNGLGNHIHAWWVPHPDARFTILFSHGNGGNVSHRLETLRIFHEMGISTLVYDYSGYGKSEGEPGEGAMRSDAMAAWNWLVKTRNVSPESVILFGRSLGGAVTARLAADVLDRGYRPAGLVLESTFTSIPDMGAYMYPWLPVRLLARYQYDSESALRGHDLPILFGHSQEDEIVPYALGRRLYASYAGPKAFMEMQGGHNSGYLFMGDAYIKELEHFFSTLEQEK from the coding sequence ATGGGAACCGCACTGAAACTTATCGGAGCCGCCGTCATTTGCTACGGCGCAGTTGTCGTCTGGATGTATCTTTCCCAGCGAAAGATGCTGTACTACCCCAGAACCGAGCACGTGGCCTCGCCCGAGTTGATCGGACTGCCGTACGAGGATGTCACGATTCTCAATGGGCTGGGTAACCACATCCACGCCTGGTGGGTGCCGCACCCTGATGCGCGATTCACCATACTGTTTTCGCACGGCAACGGGGGAAATGTCTCCCACCGACTGGAAACACTTCGTATTTTCCATGAGATGGGAATATCCACCCTCGTTTATGACTATTCCGGGTACGGCAAGAGCGAAGGCGAACCCGGTGAGGGAGCCATGCGCAGCGACGCCATGGCAGCATGGAACTGGCTGGTAAAGACACGAAACGTGTCGCCCGAGAGCGTAATCCTCTTTGGGCGCTCCCTTGGCGGCGCGGTCACGGCACGACTGGCTGCCGACGTCCTGGACCGGGGATACCGCCCTGCCGGACTTGTCCTCGAATCAACGTTCACCTCCATCCCCGACATGGGGGCGTACATGTATCCGTGGCTTCCCGTCCGCCTCCTTGCCCGCTATCAGTACGACAGTGAATCCGCCCTGCGCGGCCATGATCTGCCCATTCTGTTCGGTCATTCGCAGGAGGACGAGATCGTGCCCTACGCACTGGGACGACGACTGTATGCTTCGTATGCCGGACCCAAGGCATTCATGGAGATGCAAGGTGGTCATAATTCCGGGTACCTCTTCATGGGCGATGCGTACATCAAGGAACTGGAACACTTTTTCAGCACACTGGAGCAGGAAAAGTAA
- the mobA gene encoding molybdenum cofactor guanylyltransferase — protein MNIAGIILAGGLGTRMGHVKKAFLDIGGLAIIDRLLAVYRPLFQEIIISAREADEFAEYGLPVALDRFEARSSLTGIHAGLETMTTDFGFFSACDAPFLQSGLVERLLAEIAPDDDVIIPLKEDGYREPLCAIYSKRCLPFIADQLAQGDFKIIRFFEHVRVKEVPVARLYDGDPEFLSFFNVNRPEDLAEARLMIGGKF, from the coding sequence ATGAATATAGCAGGCATTATACTGGCCGGTGGCCTCGGAACCCGCATGGGGCATGTGAAAAAGGCATTTCTCGATATCGGGGGACTGGCGATTATCGATCGATTGCTGGCAGTCTATCGCCCGTTGTTTCAGGAAATAATTATTTCGGCGCGTGAAGCGGATGAGTTTGCCGAGTATGGGCTGCCCGTGGCCCTGGACCGATTCGAGGCGCGAAGTTCGCTTACGGGCATCCACGCCGGTCTGGAAACCATGACCACGGATTTCGGATTCTTTTCCGCCTGCGATGCGCCCTTTCTCCAGTCGGGCCTGGTCGAGCGGCTTCTGGCCGAAATTGCACCCGATGATGACGTGATCATCCCATTGAAGGAAGACGGCTACCGTGAACCGCTCTGCGCGATCTATTCCAAGCGCTGCCTGCCGTTTATCGCGGATCAGCTTGCACAGGGCGATTTCAAGATCATACGCTTCTTCGAGCATGTGCGTGTCAAAGAAGTCCCGGTCGCCCGATTGTACGATGGCGATCCCGAGTTTCTGTCCTTTTTCAACGTCAATCGGCCAGAAGACCTTGCCGAGGCTCGACTGATGATAGGCGGAAAATTCTAG
- a CDS encoding U32 family peptidase, which translates to MTASNPHIPELLVPAGDMEKLETAILYGADAVYLGGDSLNLRAGAGGFSPEELERAIELAHDANVKVYFTLNVYPRESMIPAVKEYIERLRELKPDAIIAADPGVIRMVRRLAPEIPVHVSTQANTSNSESIRFWQECGASRVNVARELRSQELMEMLAIARTEMPDVDLEVFVHGAMCMAVSGRCYMSAYLNDRPGNLGECSHPCRYEYKPHTVTFEERTRPGEALWEIREYPIEKPEEEFSFDEEEDDFSFEPLGGDETPAETMADPALTLGHETGGWTKIFAAQDLCLMHYVEWFSRMKVASLKLEGRTKSSAYLAQVVDAYKTALNDIPKGEFKPEKYLSEVVNAASRPLTTGFFDPERRGAIAMPPDPGEKRPVLARILEKTGDGRWRVQTKSRWNMSDDIELLIPGMERPRLSCEKYGVENKDNEGLEVAHPGQFVEFICDHPGIRPGIFLRQPWDLDDLD; encoded by the coding sequence ATGACAGCAAGCAATCCACATATACCTGAATTACTGGTCCCCGCCGGAGACATGGAAAAACTGGAAACAGCCATTCTCTACGGAGCGGACGCCGTCTATCTTGGCGGCGACAGCCTGAACCTGCGCGCCGGAGCCGGAGGCTTTTCCCCGGAAGAACTCGAACGCGCCATAGAACTCGCCCACGACGCCAACGTGAAGGTCTACTTCACCCTGAACGTCTACCCGCGAGAGTCCATGATCCCCGCAGTGAAGGAATACATCGAACGGCTGCGGGAACTGAAGCCCGACGCCATCATCGCTGCCGATCCCGGCGTCATCCGCATGGTCCGCCGACTGGCACCGGAAATTCCGGTTCATGTTTCCACACAGGCCAACACCTCCAACTCCGAATCCATCCGATTCTGGCAGGAGTGCGGCGCCAGTCGTGTCAACGTGGCCCGCGAACTGCGCTCGCAGGAACTCATGGAAATGCTGGCCATTGCTCGCACCGAGATGCCGGATGTTGATCTCGAAGTTTTCGTACATGGCGCCATGTGCATGGCGGTCTCGGGTCGCTGCTACATGTCGGCCTACCTCAACGACCGCCCCGGCAACCTCGGCGAGTGTTCCCATCCATGCCGCTATGAATACAAGCCACACACCGTCACTTTTGAGGAGCGCACCCGCCCCGGTGAAGCGTTGTGGGAGATTCGCGAGTACCCCATCGAAAAACCGGAAGAAGAGTTCAGCTTCGACGAAGAGGAAGACGACTTCAGCTTCGAGCCGCTGGGTGGAGATGAGACTCCGGCTGAAACCATGGCTGATCCCGCTTTGACGCTGGGTCATGAGACCGGGGGCTGGACCAAGATTTTCGCTGCGCAGGATTTGTGCCTCATGCACTATGTGGAGTGGTTTTCACGCATGAAGGTCGCCTCCCTCAAGTTGGAAGGCCGCACCAAAAGCTCCGCCTACCTCGCGCAGGTGGTGGATGCCTACAAGACCGCTCTCAATGACATCCCCAAAGGGGAGTTCAAGCCGGAAAAATATTTATCCGAAGTGGTTAATGCCGCTTCACGGCCCCTGACCACCGGTTTCTTCGACCCGGAACGGCGCGGTGCCATTGCCATGCCGCCTGACCCCGGTGAAAAGCGTCCGGTGTTGGCCCGCATCCTTGAGAAGACCGGCGACGGTCGATGGCGCGTGCAAACCAAATCCCGCTGGAACATGAGCGACGACATCGAGCTGCTCATTCCCGGCATGGAACGCCCTAGACTAAGTTGTGAGAAGTATGGCGTGGAAAACAAGGACAATGAAGGGCTGGAAGTGGCCCATCCCGGTCAGTTCGTGGAGTTCATCTGCGACCATCCCGGTATCCGACCCGGCATATTCCTGCGCCAGCCGTGGGATCTGGACGATCTGGACTAG